CATGTACAACGAAGGCCAAATAAAGGGAGATGTACTTGTGTTCAAATAGAAGGATCCAGAGGGTTGAATTAATATATGTTGACCAAGGATATGCCCCTGTACGTAAGCGAAGTGTGAAGAAGACTGGGTCCTTAGTTACCAAAAGTGGGTGCGGATGCGGATGCGGGTGTGCAGGCACGTAGCTTTCAATAAAAATAAGAAGTCTTAGGAAATGGGTGCAAAATGAGTTTTCGAGGAGATTTTGATGCACCACCCTTTGTGGAAGATTCTGGCTGCTGAGGACGTATCCATAAGTCCAAGGATCTCCTTCTCAAGTAGTGGTAGCCAAGATCAACATAGATGAGGAACATTAAAACACTTTGGCACAAAGAGGACAGCTTCAGTATCTGATTAAAAGGTTCTCTGACATACATGATCTAGAGGTATGCTTATTACTTAACAAGAACAGCTTTGCAAGAAAAGTTTCATGCGAAAAAGAAGGGTCTTATTCTTGTACAAATGCTAGTTTGCAAAGATGGAGCTTCAATAGTTATTTGTGGAGGTGCAGTGAAGTCGTGAAGTATCCAAAAGGGACAAACCTAGAATAATGGAGGGTGTGTTATCATGCAAGGTTGTGCAAGTCTTCTGCAAAGTAGGGTCATTTATGAGGAAAGTTGGTGATGGAGAATTATGGCCTATAAAGGGGGTTGAATGGTTGAAGTGGCATGCAATGAGTAGGTTGAaaatttatttggtctcatgggTGATGGAGAATAGCTGGTTTAGACATGTGTGAGCCACATGTGGGCAAGCTCCTGTAATATGAAAAATGATCCTAAAAATTAGCCCCATTATattgtataaaaaaaaagaaaaatactaaTTACCAACAAGACTTGGCCCAAAAATACAATTTATAAAAATTCATCACAAAGGTGATACACTAAAAGAAAGTCCAGGGCATGTAGTAGCAATCATTTGCTTTAATATTACTTGATGACAACCAGTAATCTGCCATTTGCTACCTGGTCAACCCAACCATGATATTTCACTTATGATCTGGCCTGGTCAATGCAATCATCATATTGAAGGATGGGACTGTTTCTCTAAAAACTCCAGATCCCAGCAGTTCATGATTATAGATTTGGTTTCTGAGCATTCCGTTTGGCCTGATGTGGAAGATAGTTCCAATCTTTAGCCTATCATTGTTAATTCTATATGCGTGTCTTCTGCATTTTTGACTGCTCGGTATTCATCTGCCTTGACTGCCCTTTAGCACAGTTGATTCTTCTTTTTCTGCCTTCTGGAAtgactaaattgattgatggatgCCTTCTTGACCAGTGATGATGAAAACAAAAGAAGAACACGACGAAGCAGAGTTTTTAAAGAAGTAGATAAGTTCAGCATCCTTATTTCAGAAAGGAGTTCAAGCTGCAAGTTTCATTCTTTGAAACTTGTGTTGGTTATCATTATATGCGGCACAATTTTAACACTTCTATACTCTCCAGCGGTGCATAATGAGCATCACCTGCAGCCTGTTTCGCGGTATGTTTTCTTTTGCTTGAACAGACATTACATGGTTTAGAGCTGTTTAGAAGATGGCAATACCATTAGAATTGTTCACATTGTAAGGAAATTTTTGAGAAACACATTGTAAATGAAATTGAATCAACTTTGATAGTGTACACTGTCATATTAAAAGGAGGTAAAAAGCCTATGCTCATGTACtgaaatcaatcaataaaatgcTAATTTTGTATGATTAATATATTCTGATGGAATTTATGTCGAAGCATCTAATTTGgaattaatatatgatgatggaaTGCAGGCCTGGCCTGGTAGATCTCGGGTGGTTATGGGACAGAACCATTTCAGATTCCCGATACATATCACATTTGGATGTTGACTGGGCACAAATACCATTAGTTATAGAACAAGTGGGTGGCATAAAAGGAAATCTCAAAATCGGCTTACTGAATTTCAACACCACGGAGATCAGCTACTGGCAGCAGATTTTACCATGGGCAAAAACTTCTGTTGTACATCTAGATTATGCCAACAGCAATCTTACTTGGGAGGTTCTTTATCCTGAATGGATTGATGAGGAAGAACAATATGAAGTGCCTGTTTGTCCATCTCTTCCTGCACCAGAAGTTCCTAGAGGGTCAAAGTTTGACCTTGTCGCAGTTAAGCTTCCTTGTAATAGGTTAGGAAGGTGGTCAAGAGATGTTGCAAGGTTGCATTTGCAGCTTGCTGCAGCGAAACTTGCTTCAGCTTCTGCCAAACACCATTCTCGGGTTCATGTTCTTTTTGTAACTGATTGCCTCCCAATTCCAAATCTCTTCACTTGCAAGGACCTTGTTAAACGGGAAGGAAATCTTTGGCTGTATACGCCTAACTTAAGAACATTAAAGGAAAAGCTTCGGCTTCCTGTTGGATCATGTGAGCTTGCTCTTCCGCTCAAAGCAAAAGGTTAGTTTGATCATCTTCTTTTACCTGTCTACTCTGCAGATTCTGTATGAAAATGGAAATATACTGTTGGTTTTCCATCTTGAATTGTTTAATTTCATTGATCTTCAGAAAGTATAAGGATGTTCTCATTATTTGCCTTTCTCTTTCCTAGTCAGGATGCAAATTATATGCATTCACATTTCTTTTTTTGGGATGTCTTTTGAATATTGCATTGGACATGGATTTCagtgatcaaaaattcaaaattttctgaatacttgagaaggattgcCTAATAATGTTCACTTGCACATTCTTATTTTTTGtacattttttctttttacatTTGTGCATTTTGGTTTTATGCTAATCTTTCAGAAAGATTCACTAGCTGCTTGTTGTGCACACAGTGCGGCCATACTCAAAGACTGGACATCGAGAAGCATATGCTACAATACTTCACTCTGCACATGTATATGTCTGTGGTGCGATTACTGCAGCTCAAAGCATCCGTTTGACAGGATCAACGAGGGACCTCGTAATACTAGTTGATGAAACAATAAGTGACCATCACCGAAGTGGCCTTGAAGCTGCAGGGTGGAAGGTTAAGACGATCCAAAGGATCCGCAACCCAAAGGCTGAGCGTGATGCCTACAATGAATGGAACTACAGCAAGTTCCGGCTCTGGCAGCTTACGGAATACGACAAGATCATATTTATTGATGCCGACCTGCTTATCCTAAGAAACATTGATTTCCTATTCACGATGCCAGAAATAACTGCTACGGGAAACAATGCAACCCTCTTCAACTCTGGTGTGATGGTTGTCGAGCCTTCAAACTGCACATTCCAGTTGTTGATGGAACACATTAATGAGATAGAATCTTACAATGGTGGGGACCAGGGGTACTTGAATGAGATCTTTACATGGTGGCACCGTATTCCGAAGCACATGAACTTCTTGAAGCACTTTTGGGAGGGTGATGAAGAGAGTGTGAAAGCTCATAAGACTGACTTGTTTGGGGCTGACCCACCAGTTCTGTATGTTCTTCACTACTTGGGGCTGAAGCCATGGCTATGCTTCCGTGATTACGATTGCAACTGGAACGAAGACATACTTCGGGAGTTTGCAAGTGATGTAGCACATGCAAGGTGGTGGAAAGTGCATGATACAATGCCAGAAAAACTGCAGCACTTCTGTCTTCTTAGGTCAAAGCAGAAAGCTGCCCTGGAATGGGACCGAAGGCAGGCTGAGAAGGCAAAATTTCCTGATGGACACTGGAAGCAGAACATAACTGATCCAAGACTACATATCTGTTTTGAGGAGTTCTGCTTTTGGGAGAGCATGCTGTGGCATTGGGGCGAGACAAATTGGACGGATAACAGCCCTGTCCCAGCAACTCCCACTGCAGCTCTACCTAGTTTATAATCTGTACCATCTCCTCACTCCTGCTTTCTGTTTCTCCCGTTTTACATCTTACAGTTTTCATAGTTAGATCGGTATTCGCCTGATTCCAACCTGTCTTTAGATCTTCACCTTATGACACCGTTCATGGATAACCCTCCACTGTCTTTCAAAGTGGAAAGCTGGCCATGTTTGCTCTTAGATACTTGCTTTGTTCCTCGGTGTCATAGGTTTCAACCGTTCCACCGTATCAATGGCTTTTTCTtgtccgtttttttttttttgtggagaaTACATATGCTTTACTGATTCTTTTCAACAATCTTTCTCCACTGCTTGCAAGTTGTCATGGCAAGATTGTTTGTTCATTATCTATACTCATAATTTTGCTGGAGCAATTAACTTTATAGCCTAAAGAAGTTAGGTTCTTATGGAGCAAGTTTTTCAGTTAGGCTAACATTATATCATAGGTAGCACACTAGGAACTAATATTAAGTTTCTGATTCTGGTCTACAAGGTGTGTTGCTTTTCAAATTGGTTTCTACTACAGCAAAGCTTACAAGAAATTTGCACCGTACATAGGTTTAGAACTGCATCATCTGACATATCATTATAGCAGTTTTTAAATGACAGAAGTGAGAAAAATTGTAATGTTATACAAATAAATCCAATGGGAAATGATTGAATGTTTTGAAGGTTCTCACTTATCAAGCTGATAAAGTCCTTGGCAATTGAACTTTTCCAAGTGACCTTGAGATAAAATCTCACCATGGTTTGGGGGGTTAGATGTATTTTGGGGAGGACCACCCCTGCTGTGTAGCTCATTTCCCATAGACTCTTCcatcagggaaaaaaaaaaaaaaagaggtgatTGTTgcttcccaaaaaaaaaagatgtcatatttttggtaattaaaaatttcatatttaaaAAATCTTAAGTGGAGGGGTTAAAAGAGCAGACGGTTGCAACTTGATCATTATGTCTTAATTTTCATCCATTGAGCTCGGTTTAATCAAGGTTAATTAAGGGGTAACTAATTAAAGCGCAATAACTGTATGCAGAAGCAGACCTTATCTCTGAAAGGAATTACTGACAGGATTATCAGAAGGCTTCAGCATTATACAACTCCAAAATTGCAATAATTCAGAACC
Above is a genomic segment from Elaeis guineensis isolate ETL-2024a chromosome 1, EG11, whole genome shotgun sequence containing:
- the LOC105037882 gene encoding putative UDP-glucuronate:xylan alpha-glucuronosyltransferase 3 isoform X2 — encoded protein: MGASPGNVEARHRSAGTNDDENKRRTRRSRVFKEVDKFSILISERSSSCKFHSLKLVLVIIICGTILTLLYSPAVHNEHHLQPVSRPGLVDLGWLWDRTISDSRYISHLDVDWAQIPLVIEQVGGIKGNLKIGLLNFNTTEISYWQQILPWAKTSVVHLDYANSNLTWEVLYPEWIDEEEQYEVPVCPSLPAPEVPRGSKFDLVAVKLPCNRLGRWSRDVARLHLQLAAAKLASASAKHHSRVHVLFVTDCLPIPNLFTCKDLVKREGNLWLYTPNLRTLKEKLRLPVGSCELALPLKAKVRPYSKTGHREAYATILHSAHVYVCGAITAAQSIRLTGSTRDLVILVDETISDHHRSGLEAAGWKVKTIQRIRNPKAERDAYNEWNYSKFRLWQLTEYDKIIFIDADLLILRNIDFLFTMPEITATGNNATLFNSGVMVVEPSNCTFQLLMEHINEIESYNGGDQGYLNEIFTWWHRIPKHMNFLKHFWEGDEESVKAHKTDLFGADPPVLYVLHYLGLKPWLCFRDYDCNWNEDILREFASDVAHARWWKVHDTMPEKLQHFCLLRSKQKAALEWDRRQAEKAKFPDGHWKQNITDPRLHICFEEFCFWESMLWHWGETNWTDNSPVPATPTAALPSL
- the LOC105037882 gene encoding putative UDP-glucuronate:xylan alpha-glucuronosyltransferase 3 isoform X1, with amino-acid sequence MRMKSCADWRSDEEFSCCGLIGERRLMGASPGNVEARHRSAGTNDDENKRRTRRSRVFKEVDKFSILISERSSSCKFHSLKLVLVIIICGTILTLLYSPAVHNEHHLQPVSRPGLVDLGWLWDRTISDSRYISHLDVDWAQIPLVIEQVGGIKGNLKIGLLNFNTTEISYWQQILPWAKTSVVHLDYANSNLTWEVLYPEWIDEEEQYEVPVCPSLPAPEVPRGSKFDLVAVKLPCNRLGRWSRDVARLHLQLAAAKLASASAKHHSRVHVLFVTDCLPIPNLFTCKDLVKREGNLWLYTPNLRTLKEKLRLPVGSCELALPLKAKVRPYSKTGHREAYATILHSAHVYVCGAITAAQSIRLTGSTRDLVILVDETISDHHRSGLEAAGWKVKTIQRIRNPKAERDAYNEWNYSKFRLWQLTEYDKIIFIDADLLILRNIDFLFTMPEITATGNNATLFNSGVMVVEPSNCTFQLLMEHINEIESYNGGDQGYLNEIFTWWHRIPKHMNFLKHFWEGDEESVKAHKTDLFGADPPVLYVLHYLGLKPWLCFRDYDCNWNEDILREFASDVAHARWWKVHDTMPEKLQHFCLLRSKQKAALEWDRRQAEKAKFPDGHWKQNITDPRLHICFEEFCFWESMLWHWGETNWTDNSPVPATPTAALPSL